A single region of the Salicibibacter cibi genome encodes:
- the tatA gene encoding twin-arginine translocase TatA/TatE family subunit, giving the protein MGGMGGPSIILIIIVALLIFGPGKLPEMGKVAGNTLREFKNATKGLTNDSEEQKKEDKQNHR; this is encoded by the coding sequence ATGGGAGGTATGGGTGGTCCGAGCATTATTTTAATCATTATTGTCGCTTTGTTGATCTTCGGTCCGGGTAAACTGCCGGAAATGGGCAAAGTGGCCGGAAATACATTACGTGAATTTAAAAATGCTACGAAAGGACTCACGAATGATTCCGAAGAACAGAAGAAAGAGGACAAGCAAAATCATAGATAG
- a CDS encoding redox-sensing transcriptional repressor Rex has protein sequence MDELQKIPQATARRLPLYYRYLEHFYASGKTKVSSTELSHAVKVDSATIRRDFSYFGALGRKGYGYDVQRLIAFFRKTLDQDEATPVILIGVGNLGKALLHYNFGENNNTRIVKAFDNDETVIGKTIGGVPVIHMDDLKREVDESIWAAIVAVPSTAAQEVADKVADTPIEGILNFTPSRMTVPSHIRVHHIDLSVELQSLIYFLKHYPL, from the coding sequence ATGGACGAACTGCAAAAAATTCCACAGGCAACAGCGAGACGTTTGCCACTTTACTATCGATACTTGGAACATTTCTACGCTTCGGGAAAAACAAAAGTATCTTCTACAGAATTAAGCCATGCAGTCAAAGTTGATTCAGCGACGATTCGGCGGGATTTTTCGTATTTTGGAGCGTTGGGTCGCAAAGGATATGGTTATGATGTCCAACGCTTGATTGCTTTTTTTCGAAAAACGTTGGATCAAGATGAGGCGACACCCGTCATTCTCATCGGTGTCGGAAATCTTGGGAAAGCATTGCTTCATTATAACTTCGGGGAGAATAATAATACGCGAATCGTAAAAGCGTTTGATAATGACGAGACAGTCATTGGAAAAACCATCGGTGGTGTCCCCGTTATTCATATGGACGATTTAAAAAGAGAAGTCGATGAATCGATATGGGCCGCAATTGTTGCTGTCCCGTCGACTGCGGCGCAAGAGGTCGCGGATAAGGTCGCTGATACGCCCATCGAGGGGATCTTGAATTTCACCCCCTCCCGTATGACGGTGCCTTCGCATATTCGGGTGCATCACATTGATTTGTCGGTCGAATTGCAATCGCTCATCTATTTTTTGAAACATTATCCGCTATAA
- a CDS encoding DUF418 domain-containing protein: MMNKIHAKEMEGNHSLARGSVSNNERSLAPDLARGFMLLMIALAHAPLWLDVTETNLLGRPEGGGALSEVINFVSALFVDNRAVPMFAALFGYGMAKMVTRQLSAGTLETESRRLLWRRSLFLLLFGFIHLVFIGGIDILAFYGFSGLLIGWMLFRRDRILIKAILLVLLFSLILIPVVWIGVAYGYGMDIDRTNPDAYLEAMLANLIRFPFRIMAHLFMHPILLPILVGIWAARKNLLNGTYHRQLLIRIAIIGISFSVMGALPLAMIGTQWWEPQPMMVGLSTALQMLSGLAGGFGYLAVFGLISPIASRTGRFTRSLVALGKRSLTFYVFNETMLVIIMSPVVFGMGQVLNSPGAFVVAVVVWMISLILAAVLECKGMRGPVDALLRRLIYRTSS; encoded by the coding sequence ATGATGAATAAGATTCATGCAAAGGAAATGGAAGGCAACCACTCTCTAGCTCGTGGTTCTGTTTCGAATAATGAGCGTTCGCTTGCCCCGGATTTAGCTCGTGGTTTCATGCTGTTAATGATAGCCCTTGCCCACGCCCCATTGTGGCTCGATGTCACTGAAACAAATTTGTTAGGTCGCCCGGAAGGCGGGGGTGCCCTCAGTGAAGTCATTAACTTCGTTAGTGCTTTATTTGTAGATAATAGAGCAGTCCCTATGTTTGCGGCGTTGTTTGGTTACGGGATGGCTAAGATGGTTACACGACAGCTCTCTGCTGGTACGTTAGAGACAGAATCCAGGCGATTATTATGGCGGAGATCGCTATTCCTCCTATTGTTTGGCTTTATTCATCTTGTATTCATCGGCGGAATAGACATTTTGGCGTTCTATGGATTCTCTGGGCTGCTCATCGGCTGGATGTTATTTCGTCGAGATAGAATCCTTATAAAAGCCATCCTGCTTGTCCTCTTGTTTTCGCTCATCCTCATTCCTGTCGTGTGGATTGGAGTCGCGTACGGGTATGGGATGGACATAGATAGAACTAACCCGGATGCATATTTAGAGGCTATGCTCGCTAACCTAATCAGATTTCCGTTCAGGATCATGGCACATCTTTTTATGCACCCGATACTTCTTCCTATCCTTGTTGGAATATGGGCTGCACGCAAGAATTTGTTAAACGGCACCTATCATCGCCAACTTCTGATACGCATCGCGATCATTGGGATTTCATTCTCGGTGATGGGTGCCCTTCCGCTCGCCATGATCGGTACGCAATGGTGGGAGCCGCAGCCAATGATGGTTGGATTGTCCACAGCCCTTCAAATGTTAAGCGGACTTGCTGGTGGCTTTGGATATCTGGCAGTGTTCGGGCTTATCAGTCCAATTGCCAGTCGAACGGGTCGCTTCACCCGTTCATTGGTTGCTTTGGGGAAACGATCGCTTACCTTTTATGTATTCAATGAAACCATGTTGGTTATCATCATGTCACCGGTGGTATTCGGTATGGGGCAGGTATTAAATAGCCCCGGAGCATTTGTGGTGGCTGTGGTGGTGTGGATGATAAGTCTTATTTTGGCTGCAGTTTTAGAGTGCAAGGGAATGCGCGGCCCCGTAGATGCTTTGCTGCGCCGATTGATCTATCGAACCAGTTCATAG
- a CDS encoding DUF4305 domain-containing protein has product MIRTPGFLSFVYVAIGTLFVLFAIFQVQLEGWGFLPIFFLGLAALDYLIAWHFIKKTGKSPTDK; this is encoded by the coding sequence GTGATACGGACACCAGGCTTTTTAAGTTTTGTTTATGTTGCCATCGGAACGTTATTTGTCCTTTTCGCGATCTTTCAGGTGCAACTGGAAGGGTGGGGCTTCCTCCCGATTTTCTTTCTCGGGTTAGCCGCCCTGGATTACCTCATTGCTTGGCACTTTATAAAAAAAACAGGCAAAAGCCCTACCGATAAGTGA
- a CDS encoding ATP-binding cassette domain-containing protein yields the protein MIVLQCDRVTKSFGAETILQDIKMEIKNGDRAALVGRNGTGKTTLLNIITGQAPYDSGSVMMPKSQTMGFLAQDTGLESTRTIWEEMLTVFSSLRGVEMELRELEAKMAESSIYGDPASYEAVLKEYDEKQEFFRSSGGYHYEADIQSILSGLNFDQLSYDLPISSLSGGQKTRLALGKLLLTKPDLLILDEPTNHLDIETLTWLENYLNSYEGAVLIVSHDRYFLDKVITKVYELAHTKATLYHGNYSAFLEKRAKGAELQQKAYDKQQAEIEQLETFVAKNIARASTTKRAQSKRKKLESMERVDAPLADAKSATMSFEIQQTSGNDVLAATGITFAYPGSDPLFRATDFAVTRGENVAVIGPNGTGKTTFLKILGKRLAPTEGDIHYGSKVTVGYYDQEQAQLNTNKTVLDELWDEHPQVVEKDIRTVLGRFLFSGEDVYKLVHSLSGGEKARLVLAKLMMQKANLLLFDEPTNHLDLDSKEVLETALIDYPGTMIFISHDRYFLNRMSTRTVEFSGDDQLHTYLGNYDYYLEKKAEAEERAQLQDNYVEKPVENKNKQSFAQEKEDKKIARKRRREIEAIEDRISQLEEETETLQSSMLHPDVYEDHARANRIQEDIHEKEAELEQLMEQWEALQLDASQ from the coding sequence ATGATTGTTTTACAATGCGATCGTGTGACCAAATCTTTTGGTGCTGAAACGATTTTACAGGATATTAAGATGGAAATCAAAAACGGCGACCGCGCCGCACTCGTCGGACGCAACGGAACTGGAAAGACGACGTTGCTCAACATCATCACAGGACAAGCGCCTTATGACAGCGGCTCAGTTATGATGCCCAAATCACAAACAATGGGTTTCCTTGCCCAAGATACCGGTCTTGAATCCACGCGCACCATTTGGGAGGAAATGTTAACGGTCTTTTCCTCGCTCCGCGGTGTTGAAATGGAGTTGCGCGAACTGGAAGCGAAAATGGCGGAATCCTCCATCTATGGCGACCCTGCGTCCTACGAAGCCGTATTAAAGGAATACGATGAAAAACAAGAATTCTTCCGATCGTCCGGCGGTTACCACTATGAAGCCGATATCCAAAGCATCTTGTCGGGACTGAATTTTGATCAGCTTTCCTATGATTTACCGATCTCTTCTTTAAGCGGCGGTCAAAAAACACGACTTGCGCTCGGAAAACTTTTGCTCACGAAACCGGATTTGCTCATTTTGGATGAACCGACAAATCATTTGGACATTGAAACGTTAACATGGCTGGAAAATTACTTGAACAGCTATGAAGGAGCGGTATTGATCGTCTCCCACGACCGTTATTTTTTGGATAAAGTAATCACGAAAGTATACGAACTGGCACATACGAAAGCGACCTTGTACCACGGAAATTACAGTGCGTTTCTGGAAAAAAGAGCAAAGGGCGCCGAACTGCAACAAAAAGCGTATGACAAGCAACAAGCGGAAATTGAACAACTGGAAACATTCGTCGCCAAAAATATCGCACGCGCGTCCACAACAAAACGAGCACAAAGCAAGCGGAAAAAATTAGAGAGTATGGAGCGGGTTGATGCCCCTCTCGCAGATGCCAAAAGCGCTACAATGTCTTTTGAAATACAACAAACAAGCGGAAATGACGTGCTGGCCGCAACAGGGATTACGTTTGCTTACCCTGGCAGCGATCCGTTATTTCGCGCAACCGACTTTGCGGTGACAAGAGGAGAGAATGTGGCCGTCATCGGCCCGAACGGAACCGGAAAGACAACATTCCTTAAAATCCTCGGAAAGCGACTTGCTCCCACGGAAGGAGATATTCATTACGGAAGCAAAGTGACCGTTGGCTATTATGATCAGGAGCAAGCTCAACTTAATACGAATAAAACCGTCCTCGATGAATTATGGGACGAGCACCCCCAAGTTGTCGAAAAAGACATACGCACAGTGCTCGGCCGGTTTCTTTTTAGCGGCGAAGATGTGTACAAACTTGTCCACAGTCTCAGCGGCGGGGAAAAAGCACGGCTCGTGCTTGCAAAACTAATGATGCAAAAAGCAAACTTGCTTCTCTTTGATGAGCCGACGAACCATCTGGACCTAGACAGCAAAGAAGTGTTGGAAACTGCCCTTATCGACTATCCCGGCACGATGATATTTATTTCCCACGACCGCTATTTCCTGAACCGGATGTCCACACGAACCGTCGAATTCTCCGGAGATGATCAACTACACACATATCTTGGCAACTATGATTACTACTTGGAAAAGAAAGCGGAAGCCGAAGAACGGGCGCAACTTCAGGACAATTACGTGGAAAAACCTGTGGAAAACAAAAATAAACAGTCGTTTGCGCAAGAAAAAGAAGATAAAAAAATCGCCCGGAAGCGACGCCGGGAAATTGAAGCGATTGAAGATAGAATCAGCCAACTGGAAGAAGAAACGGAAACGCTGCAATCGTCCATGCTCCATCCGGATGTCTATGAAGACCATGCCCGCGCCAACCGTATACAAGAAGACATTCATGAAAAGGAAGCCGAATTGGAACAACTGATGGAGCAATGGGAAGCATTGCAATTAGACGCATCCCAGTGA
- the groL gene encoding chaperonin GroEL (60 kDa chaperone family; promotes refolding of misfolded polypeptides especially under stressful conditions; forms two stacked rings of heptamers to form a barrel-shaped 14mer; ends can be capped by GroES; misfolded proteins enter the barrel where they are refolded when GroES binds): protein MAKDIRFSEDARRALLRGVDELANAVKVTLGPKGRNVVLEKKFGSPLIANDGVTIAKEIELEDNFENMGAQLVSEVANKTNDIAGDGTTTATVLAQAMIQEGLKNVTSGASPMSIRRGIEKATAAAVKELQTISREVEGRESIKQVGSVSANDEEIGEFIAEAMGRVGNDGVITVEESRGLDTELEVVEGMQFDRGYASPYMVTDNDTMEASLDDPYILITDKKITNIQEVLPLLEQVVQQNKPILIVAEDVEGEALATLVLNKLRGTFNAVAVKAPGFGDRRKAMLEDLAILTGGTVLTEDLGHDLKSSTIDQLGRAGKVVITKDNTTVVEGAGEAQQLTGRINQIKSQIEETTSDFDREKLQERLAKLAGGVAVMKVGAASETEMKERKLRIEDALNSTRAAVEEGIVSGGGTAYVNVYNAVKAVDASGDESTGVSIVLRALEEPVRQIATNAGLEGSVVVERLKGEDVGTGFNAATGEWANMVDAGIVDPTKVTRYAIQNAASVSAMFLTTEAVVADRPEEDDGGGGAPDMGGMGGMGGMGGMM from the coding sequence ATGGCGAAAGATATTCGTTTTAGCGAAGATGCCCGCCGCGCCTTGCTACGTGGGGTGGACGAGCTCGCTAACGCCGTAAAAGTAACATTGGGACCAAAAGGACGAAACGTCGTTCTTGAAAAGAAATTCGGTTCCCCGCTTATTGCCAATGATGGTGTGACCATTGCCAAGGAAATTGAACTCGAGGACAACTTTGAAAATATGGGTGCGCAACTCGTATCCGAAGTTGCTAACAAGACAAACGACATTGCCGGTGACGGTACGACAACCGCCACGGTGTTGGCACAAGCCATGATTCAGGAAGGTTTGAAAAACGTTACTTCCGGCGCCAGCCCCATGAGCATCCGCCGTGGGATTGAGAAGGCGACGGCAGCAGCTGTCAAGGAACTTCAAACGATTTCCCGTGAAGTCGAAGGTCGCGAGTCTATTAAGCAAGTCGGTTCCGTCTCTGCAAACGATGAAGAAATCGGTGAATTTATTGCGGAAGCGATGGGCCGTGTCGGAAACGACGGCGTAATCACGGTTGAGGAATCGAGAGGCCTTGACACGGAGTTGGAAGTCGTGGAAGGGATGCAATTTGATCGCGGATACGCGTCTCCTTACATGGTGACCGACAATGATACGATGGAAGCGAGTCTGGATGATCCTTACATCTTGATTACAGATAAGAAAATCACAAACATCCAGGAAGTATTGCCATTGCTCGAGCAAGTCGTGCAGCAAAACAAACCAATTCTTATCGTTGCTGAAGACGTAGAAGGGGAAGCGCTCGCGACGCTTGTATTGAACAAACTTCGCGGAACGTTCAATGCCGTTGCCGTAAAAGCACCGGGATTCGGCGACCGCCGAAAAGCAATGCTCGAAGATTTGGCCATCCTCACCGGTGGGACAGTCCTTACGGAAGACCTTGGACACGACTTGAAATCATCAACGATTGATCAGCTTGGACGTGCCGGCAAAGTTGTTATTACCAAAGACAACACGACCGTTGTCGAGGGCGCAGGCGAAGCGCAACAACTCACCGGACGCATCAACCAGATCAAATCGCAAATTGAAGAAACCACGTCTGATTTTGATCGTGAAAAACTTCAAGAGCGTTTGGCTAAACTTGCCGGCGGTGTAGCTGTCATGAAAGTCGGCGCTGCTTCCGAAACGGAAATGAAAGAGCGCAAACTTCGCATTGAAGACGCCTTGAATTCCACGCGTGCTGCTGTGGAAGAAGGTATTGTATCCGGCGGGGGCACAGCCTACGTTAACGTCTACAACGCTGTAAAAGCCGTGGATGCTTCGGGCGATGAATCAACCGGTGTAAGCATCGTGTTGCGTGCGCTTGAAGAGCCTGTCCGTCAGATTGCAACCAATGCCGGACTGGAAGGTTCAGTTGTGGTTGAGCGCCTCAAAGGTGAAGATGTAGGCACCGGCTTCAACGCGGCAACAGGCGAATGGGCAAACATGGTGGACGCAGGTATCGTCGACCCGACAAAAGTAACCCGTTACGCCATTCAAAACGCAGCATCCGTTTCTGCAATGTTCCTCACAACCGAAGCCGTAGTAGCTGACCGTCCCGAAGAAGATGACGGTGGCGGTGGCGCCCCAGACATGGGCGGCATGGGAGGAATGGGGGGAATGGGCGGCATGATGTAG
- the tsaD gene encoding tRNA (adenosine(37)-N6)-threonylcarbamoyltransferase complex transferase subunit TsaD gives MNDNPRILAIETSCDETAASIVEGGKNIISNVVASQIDIHRRFGGVVPEVASRHHVENMTAVIEEALVSADMDYKDLDAIAVTSGPGLVGALLVGVNTAKALAYACNLPLLPIHHIAGHIHAAELVADMEYPALALAVSGGHTSLIYLPEEGKYETIGETRDDAVGEAYDKVARTLKLPYPGGPEIDRLSAEGEVSIDFPRAWLENGSYDFSFSGLKSAVLNAVHNAGQRGETLVPENVAASFQASVVDVLVERAVRAASEYKVKQLIVTGGVAANRALREAMIRSFPSDSDVELIIPPLSLCTDNAAMIGAAANITWKKGERAGYDLNGDPGLALG, from the coding sequence ATGAATGACAATCCTCGAATATTAGCTATCGAAACAAGTTGTGATGAAACAGCGGCATCGATTGTTGAGGGCGGAAAAAACATAATTTCTAACGTGGTCGCGTCGCAAATAGACATTCACAGGCGGTTCGGAGGTGTGGTTCCGGAAGTAGCGTCCCGGCATCACGTGGAAAATATGACGGCTGTCATTGAAGAGGCGCTTGTCTCTGCGGATATGGATTATAAAGACTTGGATGCGATAGCGGTCACTTCGGGGCCCGGACTGGTAGGGGCGTTGCTTGTGGGTGTGAATACGGCGAAAGCGCTCGCGTATGCTTGCAATCTACCGTTGTTGCCGATCCATCATATTGCCGGTCACATTCATGCGGCTGAACTCGTTGCAGACATGGAATATCCGGCTCTAGCGCTAGCTGTTTCCGGCGGACATACGTCTCTTATTTATCTCCCGGAAGAGGGGAAATACGAAACGATTGGTGAAACGAGGGATGACGCTGTCGGGGAAGCCTATGATAAAGTGGCGCGAACCCTGAAACTTCCCTATCCCGGGGGTCCGGAAATCGATCGCCTCTCCGCTGAGGGGGAGGTCTCGATTGATTTTCCTCGGGCCTGGCTGGAAAACGGGTCATATGATTTCAGCTTTAGCGGATTAAAATCCGCGGTGTTGAATGCGGTGCATAATGCGGGGCAGCGGGGAGAAACGCTCGTCCCGGAAAACGTTGCCGCGAGCTTCCAGGCAAGCGTGGTCGATGTACTCGTGGAACGGGCGGTGCGAGCAGCCTCGGAATATAAGGTGAAGCAACTGATTGTTACAGGTGGTGTCGCTGCGAATCGCGCGCTTAGGGAAGCGATGATACGCTCTTTCCCGAGCGACAGCGATGTTGAGCTGATCATTCCTCCCCTTTCTTTATGCACGGATAATGCGGCGATGATCGGTGCTGCCGCAAACATCACCTGGAAAAAAGGAGAACGGGCAGGGTATGATTTAAACGGAGATCCGGGGTTGGCGCTCGGATAG
- the groES gene encoding co-chaperone GroES, producing the protein MLKPLGDRIVIEQVEEEEQTASGIVLPDSAKEKPQEGKVIAVGNGRVTENGERVAPEVKEGDAIIFSKYAGTEVKYNEKEYLILRESDVLAVVG; encoded by the coding sequence TTGTTGAAGCCATTGGGTGACCGAATTGTCATCGAGCAAGTGGAAGAAGAAGAACAAACTGCAAGCGGCATTGTACTTCCTGATTCCGCGAAGGAGAAACCGCAAGAAGGAAAAGTCATTGCTGTCGGAAATGGACGCGTGACCGAGAATGGAGAGAGAGTTGCTCCGGAAGTAAAAGAAGGCGACGCGATCATTTTCTCCAAATACGCGGGAACGGAAGTGAAATACAACGAAAAAGAATATCTGATTTTGCGAGAAAGTGATGTACTCGCGGTTGTTGGGTAA
- the tatC gene encoding twin-arginine translocase subunit TatC, with protein MKQREMPFRAHFEELRKRLIIVAIFLVVGLLVGFFIAPPVIAYLQSIPEAQDFPMNAFQLTDPLRVYVNFAFFIAIIIILPVIFYQLWAFIAPGLAEKERKVTLSYIPIAMVLFLGGLAFSYYVLLPYFMEFLGNIAERLNITEQYGINEYFSFLFRMTVPFGFLFQLPVVVLFLTRLGLITPNFLQRIRKYAYFVLLVIAGFITPPDLGSHLIVTVPLFLLYELSVVIARYAFRKRMKEEADRQKEMATNNQ; from the coding sequence ATGAAACAACGGGAGATGCCGTTCCGTGCCCATTTTGAAGAGTTACGGAAACGATTGATCATTGTCGCGATATTTCTTGTCGTGGGGTTACTTGTCGGTTTTTTCATTGCGCCCCCTGTGATTGCTTATTTGCAAAGCATCCCGGAAGCACAGGATTTCCCGATGAACGCGTTTCAGTTAACGGATCCTTTGCGCGTATACGTTAATTTTGCGTTTTTTATCGCGATTATCATCATTTTGCCGGTGATTTTCTATCAACTTTGGGCGTTTATCGCTCCGGGCTTGGCGGAAAAAGAACGGAAGGTAACCCTTTCTTACATTCCGATCGCGATGGTTCTTTTTCTGGGCGGGCTCGCTTTTTCGTATTATGTGCTTTTGCCGTATTTCATGGAATTTCTGGGGAACATTGCCGAGCGGCTCAATATTACGGAGCAGTACGGAATTAATGAATACTTTTCTTTCCTGTTTCGTATGACGGTACCGTTTGGGTTTCTTTTTCAACTGCCGGTTGTGGTTCTGTTTTTGACCCGATTGGGTTTGATTACGCCAAACTTTTTACAGCGGATTCGCAAATATGCTTATTTTGTGTTGCTTGTCATTGCAGGCTTTATCACCCCTCCTGATTTGGGTTCCCATCTCATCGTAACCGTACCGCTTTTCTTGTTGTATGAACTGAGTGTCGTGATTGCCCGGTACGCCTTCAGGAAGCGAATGAAAGAAGAGGCTGACCGGCAAAAAGAAATGGCAACGAATAATCAATAG
- a CDS encoding CPBP family intramembrane glutamic endopeptidase: protein MSLRYWFVIITFVLVAQLFGAVLAIPLYALGLEFSDVITISTVSSFALGLLIIWFLIRKETDPVRGNEPPMHFGWSLLLGFGGLFAAIFAQNIAFQIQQLLYDAPVESENTQMLLDIMSENIWLLVAIVIIGPILEELVFRQAIFGHLYRKMNFFWAALISSVIFSAIHLDFTHILVYAAVGFVFAGLYVWSKRIIVPIIAHVLMNAFASLPILLDIDMEDLEQMEENLQFIFGILGAWM, encoded by the coding sequence TTGAGTTTACGATACTGGTTTGTAATCATTACATTTGTGCTTGTCGCCCAACTATTTGGCGCCGTTTTGGCCATTCCGCTCTATGCGCTCGGATTAGAATTTAGTGATGTTATCACCATTTCGACGGTTTCAAGTTTTGCCCTCGGGTTACTTATCATTTGGTTCTTAATCCGCAAAGAGACAGATCCGGTGCGCGGAAACGAACCGCCGATGCATTTCGGTTGGTCGTTATTATTGGGCTTTGGCGGATTATTCGCCGCGATTTTCGCACAAAATATTGCTTTTCAAATTCAACAATTGTTATACGACGCCCCGGTCGAATCGGAAAACACACAAATGTTGCTCGATATTATGAGTGAAAACATTTGGCTCCTCGTAGCCATTGTTATCATCGGGCCAATTCTTGAAGAGCTGGTTTTCCGACAGGCGATTTTTGGGCATCTCTATCGAAAAATGAATTTCTTTTGGGCGGCATTGATTAGCTCTGTTATTTTCTCCGCCATCCATTTGGATTTTACGCACATCCTCGTCTATGCAGCCGTCGGCTTCGTATTCGCAGGTCTGTATGTATGGAGTAAACGCATTATCGTTCCCATCATTGCCCACGTGCTCATGAATGCTTTTGCGTCTCTGCCGATCCTTCTCGATATCGACATGGAGGATTTAGAACAAATGGAAGAGAACCTTCAGTTTATCTTCGGCATCTTGGGAGCATGGATGTGA
- a CDS encoding MDR family MFS transporter has product MSSSTSSSWDLSTGQKVAMIASLLTGAFMGIINETLLATALPTIQASFDITQSSVQWLTTAFLMTNGIMIPISAYLIERFSTRALFLTAITLFGTGTFIAAISPAFSILLLGRIVQASGSGIMLPLLMTVLLAIIPVERRGTAMGLMGIVISFGPAIGPTLSGWLLEHFQWRALFITVLPIVLITISMAAVFLKNVTELGKPKLDVPSIILSSFGFGAFLYGFSTASESGWSSPSVLLCIVGGAVIIGLFILRQFRLRAPILEFRVFKFHIFALAITITMAVLISLIGAETLLPLYMQNVLGFSPLESGLMLLPGAIVIGIMSPITGRLFDKFGAKWLAIIGLSIVTVTTFLFTNLSLETSFTFLTIVYAIRMFGLSFALMPVMTSALNQLPVKWYAHGSAMANTMQQISASIGTAILVTLVSVGAEQYRPEASVAESLIPQLAQVEGFEWAFMGSTILAFIAFLLSLFLRSPKQEKAMTANVQNEAPTN; this is encoded by the coding sequence ATGAGTTCTTCCACTAGCTCGTCCTGGGATTTATCCACAGGTCAAAAAGTAGCCATGATTGCCTCTCTTTTGACTGGCGCGTTCATGGGCATCATTAACGAAACATTGCTGGCAACCGCGTTACCGACCATTCAGGCCTCTTTTGACATCACACAAAGCAGTGTGCAGTGGTTAACGACGGCCTTTCTGATGACGAATGGGATTATGATTCCTATATCAGCTTATTTAATCGAACGGTTCTCCACACGAGCGTTATTCCTAACTGCGATTACGCTGTTTGGCACAGGTACTTTCATTGCTGCAATCTCGCCCGCTTTCTCTATTCTTTTGTTAGGCAGGATTGTTCAGGCTTCCGGCTCAGGTATTATGCTCCCGTTGTTAATGACCGTGCTGCTTGCCATCATCCCTGTCGAACGAAGAGGAACCGCAATGGGGCTTATGGGCATTGTGATTTCCTTTGGGCCGGCGATTGGGCCAACGCTTTCCGGTTGGCTCTTAGAACATTTTCAATGGCGTGCGCTATTTATTACCGTTTTACCCATCGTCTTGATTACGATTTCGATGGCTGCCGTATTTTTAAAAAATGTCACTGAACTGGGCAAACCGAAGCTCGACGTCCCATCTATCATTCTCTCTTCATTCGGATTCGGGGCGTTCCTTTATGGGTTCAGTACGGCATCTGAAAGCGGTTGGAGCAGTCCCAGTGTACTTCTTTGCATTGTGGGCGGTGCTGTCATTATTGGTTTGTTCATTTTGAGGCAATTTCGCTTACGTGCACCGATACTTGAATTCCGCGTATTTAAATTTCATATCTTCGCACTCGCGATTACGATTACAATGGCAGTGCTTATTTCATTAATCGGGGCGGAAACGCTGCTTCCTTTGTATATGCAAAATGTGCTCGGCTTTTCTCCTCTTGAATCAGGCTTGATGCTCCTTCCCGGAGCGATTGTGATCGGCATTATGTCACCGATAACCGGACGCCTGTTTGATAAGTTCGGAGCAAAGTGGCTTGCCATCATTGGGCTTTCTATTGTAACCGTAACAACTTTCCTATTTACAAATTTATCATTAGAAACGTCCTTCACCTTTTTAACAATCGTGTATGCGATTCGGATGTTCGGGCTTTCTTTTGCGCTTATGCCTGTGATGACCTCAGCTTTGAACCAGCTGCCCGTCAAATGGTATGCTCACGGGTCAGCGATGGCGAACACGATGCAACAAATCTCCGCATCCATTGGTACAGCCATTCTCGTTACACTCGTCAGTGTGGGTGCCGAGCAGTATCGACCCGAGGCTTCTGTCGCTGAAAGCTTGATCCCGCAATTGGCTCAAGTTGAAGGCTTTGAATGGGCATTTATGGGGAGTACCATCCTTGCATTTATCGCTTTCCTGCTCTCATTATTCCTCCGTTCGCCGAAACAGGAAAAAGCCATGACTGCGAATGTACAAAACGAGGCACCGACCAATTAA